From the Phycisphaeraceae bacterium genome, the window TTACCGAAAGGCCAGATAGGAGAGCAACTAGGCCGAGGATTCGCATCCATAAATGCTGGCTTCGACGACGGCGAGGGTCGATGGCCAGAAATTGTGGAAGGTGCGGTCGATGTGCTCCGACCGAAATTGAGTCTGGAAGCAAATGACGACGAGGAAAGTAAAGACGAAGGGCGAATAGCGCAGGTGATTACGAAGGTCCCAGCTGAAATGCTGCGCAAGGACGCAAGTCCCGACCAAGAGACCAAACGAGAATTCGCGGTCTTGCGCGAGGGGGATGAGGCATCTGGGATCACCGAGGGTACAGCTGATCCGGCTGAATGTGCATGTGGCGAATCTGAGGCCGCAAACAAAGAGATGAACGCAGAGCAACCCACGTCCCCACCCCTTCACGATGGGGCTTACGTGATCGACGAACACGACCTGGCGCTGCTGGAGTTTCTCAATCGAATACCGAATATGCGTCGGAAGATTTCCGACGTGCTTCCTGACAATGGACCGCAAGACCGAAAGGCGGTGGCGAGTCGCCTTCGAAAGTTGGCCGACAGAACGCCCCCGCTGGTGGACTTTCCGAAGGGTGGTCGAACGGGCGTGGCGATCCTGCCCGCTGGGGTGGAAGCGCTGCGACGTGCAACCGCGCCGACGCCCCACTAATGCCCCGCTAATGCCCCCTTATTGCCGCGCAAAATACCCACGGCAGAAGCGACCAATCCCTTTCGTTGGGGCATGTCTCACGAAAACATAAAGCCAATGTACTTGGGAGCAATGGCCCGCCGGTTGCGCGTTCCGGCTAAGTGGCTGCGAGAAGAAGCCGAAGCGGGCCGCATCCCGCATCTGCGCGCGGGAAGTGTGCTGCTATTTGACCCTGAGGAAGTGGAGCGGATCGTGCTTGCTCGGCTGCGCGAATCGGCTCCACCGGAGAAAGGGGGTGTTCAGTGAGAAATGAGCATCCCACCATTCCCCCGCTGCTGGTTGACCGTCGTGAGGCGGCCAAACTCCTTTCAGTATCGCCCGGGACGATCGACAACCTCCGTCTCCGCGGCGAACTGCCGAGTCTGAAAATCGGCATGCGACGCCTCTACGACGTCGAAGACCTCCGCCAGCTCATCGCGACTCGGAAGGAGGTGACAGAATGACCGCCAACGGCACATTCGCTTACAGGCCGCCCGACCCACCTCCGAGAAACGACGCGGCCCCGCTGGCGGGCGGGGCTGGCGTCGAAGTCGAGAAATGGACTACTACTCCACATCATACACGCAAGCAATTCATTGAGTCCGCGCAGAGCGGTTCCCATTTCGAAGCATTCGATTCCGAGATGACAGCGGACACAGGGATCCGCCATATGTCAGCATCACTCGGCCGGGGCGTGCTACACGTTCAATGGCATCCGGTCGAATGCGATCAGCGATTCCCGATACCCAACGCACATCAAGCGGTAGTCGCGGCGAGACGTGCTCGCGCTTTGCGAACGAATGGGGGTGCTGCATGAACCCATGGCAGCGCATGGACCAAGTGGCCAACACCCTCACGCGCAGTCCTGCGGAACGAGCTGTATTGCTCGCCGCATTGCGTTGGGCAAACAAGGATGGAGAGCTTTGGCCTTCTGTGGAGTCCTGGGCAAAGATGGCTGGGCTGACTGAGCGTGGACTCAGAAAAGTTCTGAAGCGTCTCGTGGAGCGCGGACTGCTGGAGGTCGTTGGCACATCGATGGGTGGCCGCGGCAAGACGAACCGGTATCGGATCGTCTGCTTCGACAAGGCTGAGGTCAACCCTGAACGGGATTCAGGGTTGACCCCTGTGCCTCACAACATCAAACCCGGAACCGCGAGGCCAACAACCCTGAACGCAACGACACAAAACCCTGAACGGCGTTCAGGGGAACCATCCATCCATCTCCCAGATGAACAACCAGACGAACCATCCACAACGCACACGATCGCAAAGCCGCCCAACGGAGTTGGTGAGGATGCACGCGCTGGCGCTGGGATGGGTGGATGGGTTGGACAGGCAGACCACGGAACGCGGTTGCGGTTGGATCGCAAGGAAGCAGGTGACTTTGGTCAGACGGAGCCGCCAGACGTACGGAGGCTGCTCGAACAGGCTGGCGTGAGGGGGCCAAACCTCGACATTTTAGCGAATGCAGCGGGCATCACGGCGCGTGTGGTCGAGGAAGAAACTCGGTCATTGAGATCGGACCGCAACGTGCGGAATCTCCCCGCGGTGCTGGTCAAGCGGCTAGCTGCACGGGCGGGGATCAAACTCGCCGGGCGGCCACCATTGTCTAAGCAGGATCAGGCGAGCATCGCAAGACTAGAACAGTTGCGGAGATCGCATGGGGAGCAACGCGCACGCGACGCCAGCATTGGCGAAGCGGTGTGTGAAGTCACGACCCGCTTGATCAGACCCGCATAGCACCAGAATCGGAGGACAAAATGCTCTTGACATCACTAACGCCAAGCGTTATGATACACTTCATGATCGCCAGTTTCGCCGATCGCAACGCCGAAGCCCTGTTCCGACGCGAGCGAATCGCCCGGATGGATGCCCGACTCCAGCGTGTCGCACTGCGAAAACTGGTCATGCTCGATGCGGCGGCAACGCTGGATGATCTGCGCATTCCGCCCGGTAACCGACTCGAAGCGCTCAAGGGCGAACGCAAAGGACAGCACTCCATCCGAATCAACGATCAATGGCGGATCGTCTTCGAGTGGAAAAACAACGCGGCGCACAACGTCGCAATCGTGGACTACCACTGAGGATTCATCAATGGCCAAGCGACACAAGCCCATTCATCCCGGCGAAATCCTGAACGCGGAGTTTCTCGAACCGCTAGGTCTGTCGCAGTATCGACTTGCCCAGCAAACCGGGATGCCCGCCGATCGCATCGCCCGGCTGGTCAAGGGGACGCGAGCGTTCACGGCGGATACGGCCCTGCGGCTGGCCAGATTCTTCGGTACAAGCCCCGAGTTTTGGATGAACCTGCAGGCCCGCTACGACCTTGAAACTGCAATTGACGAACGCGGACGGGACATCGAACAGCAAGTCAAGCCGATGGATGCGGCGTGAAACGAAGGGAATAGCACATGGCAAGCATCGGACGCGAAGGCACGAAGGGCGAACTCAAACGCATCATCTTCCGCGACGCGAGCGGCAAGCAGAAAACCCTGAGGCTCGGCCCATGCTCCGAGAAGGCGGCCCAAAGCGCACTGGCCGGATTCGAGCGGGTGCTCGAAGCCCATCGCATCGGATCGACGATCCACCCCGATGGCGTGCGATGGCTCGAAGCAATCGACGATCGGCTGCATGAACGAGTCGCAAGGCTGGGGCTGTGCGAACCCCGCAAGGCGGCCGAAGCGTTGACGCTGGGCGGGATGCTGACGAAGTTCTTTGCGGGGGTGGACGTGAAGCCCGCGACGCTGGTCCGCATGAAACAGGCAGAGGCCGCTCTGCTGGAGCACTTCGGCGAAGATCGTGAACTCTCGAAGATTGCCGGAGCCGATGCCGAGAAATGGCGTGCGGGCTTGAAGGCTGCTGAGTATGCCGATGCGACGATCAGCCGAACCGTTCTGTACGCGCGGCAGTTCTGGCGGTGGGGAATCAAGCGCGAACTTGTGCAACGCAACCCATTCGACGACGTGAAAGCGGGGTCGCAAGTCAACGCGAAGCGTTCTGTCTTCATCAGTCAGGAAGTCATCCAGAAGATAATCGACGCAGCCCCCGATGCCGAGTGGCGGCTGCTGATTGCACTTTCCAGATTCGGCGGCTTGCGGGTTCCGAGTGAAGCTCTGGCCCTCACGTGGAACGACGTGGACTGGTCACACAATCGGCTGACGGTGCGATCATCGAAGACTGAGCATCACGAAGGGCGGGCAACGCGGCATGTTCCAATCTTCCCCGAGATTCGAGAGCACTTGCAGGCGGTGTACGACGCGGCCCCCGAGGGATCGGTCTACGTCATCGGGCGGTATCGGGTGGGGTCCAACCTGAATCCGCACTTCCGACGGATCATCACGAGAGCGGGTGTCACCCCATGGCCCCGGACGTGGCACAATCTGCGGGCGAGCCGACAAACAGAACTTGCAGCGACATTCCCCTTGCACACTGTCTGCGCGTGGATCGGCAACACGAAGGCGATTGCGGCGGGGCACTACCTGCAAGTCACGGATGCGGATTGGACACGGGCAACAGGCGGGATCGAGGCGGCATCAAATCCGGCAACACACACGCCCCCAAGCGCGCGCACCGACACACACGTCGAAGCGGAAAACCCTGAAAATCCTGCGGTTTTGGTAGTGGGTGGTATCGTGTGTGACATACCTAACAACTACCTAATGGGCAGAGCCGGACTTGAACCGGCGACACCCGCATTTTCAGTGCGGTGCTCTACCAACTGAGCTATCTGCCCGGATTGTCAAACCCGCCCCCTCGGGCGAGTCACAAGAGTATGCCCTTCGATGCCCGCGTCAAATCAAACGGCGCAAGGCGGCGGTTGACACGCCCTGACGTTCTACCATGCCTATCCATGACCGCCGCAAGCCGCATGCCTGATCATCCCGCCCCGCCACTTGTTTGCGTTCGCGATCTGGTTACGCACTTTCCGGTGCGTTCAGGTCTTTTCGCCCGAGTGACCGACCATGTGCGCGCGGTTGATGGCGTGTCGTTCGACATTGCGCCAGGGGAAACCCTCGGGCTGGTTGGGGAGTCAGGCTGTGGCAAGACCACCGTCGGCCGCACGATTCTCGGACTTGTGCGTGCCGCATCGGGCAGCGTCATGTTCGAGGGAAGCGATGTGCTGGGGGCTCGAGGCCGCGAGCTGCGCGAACACCGCAAGAACATGCAAATCATCTTTCAGGACCCCGCTGGCAGCCTCAATCCGCGCATGCGCGTGTGGCAGATTGTGACTGAGCCTTTGCGTATCTTCGGTCTTGCGCGCACACGCTCCGACCTTCGCGCCCGCGCCGCAACGCTTCTGGATCGCTGCGGAATGCCTTCGAGCGTGATCGACCGCTATCCGCACGAGTTCAGTGGCGGGCAGCGGCAACGCATCGGCATCGCCCGCGCGCTTTCGATCAACCCGCACTTCATCATCTGCGATGAACCGACGAGTGCTCTTGATGTTTCTGTTCAAGCCCAGATCATCAACCTGCTCAAGGATCTCCAGCGTGATCTGCATCTGAGCTACCTGTTCATCAGCCACGACATGGCAGTCATCGGACACATGTGCTCGCGAATCGCAGTCATGAAAGCGGGCAAGATCGTAGAAGTTGGAGCGCGCGAACAGATTATCCATGACCCGCAGCACGAGTACACCAAAACGCTGCTGGCCGCGGTGCCCAGGCCAGTGCCGCGGCGCGCGGGATAAGGTTGACGCGAGATCACCCGCATCCGGCGGAGAACGACGCCAGAAATGCCTGCACATCGAAGAAGTCGAAGATGCCATCGCCGTTGAAGTCGGCCGAACTATCGTCGTCACTGAATGCCGCCAGGAACGCCTGAACATCGAAGAAGTCAACCACCTTGTCGCCGTTGAAGTCACCGCCGCAAGTTACGGTGAGAGCGAGTCTGGCAATCGAGCGTGAACCACCATCGCGCCCGGATCTGGCCGCGACGATAACCGTGCTTTGGCCGAGCGTAGCCTCGGGCGGAAGGACAACTCGCACGACAGCTTTGCCCGAAGCATTGATCGCCAGCGGTCCCACACCCGCAGGCTCGAACGCGACCGGCCAAGGGGACTCGACGACTTCGAGCGTCAACGTCATCACATCCGGCCCGCGATTGAAAACATCAATCGGGATTGTGACAGTTGCGCCTGCTCGCACACTGAGGTTTGCTTCAGCAGGGGAGATCTCGCTGTCCGCCTCGCCTGTGGTCACAATGCGCGGGTCGGACTGTGCTTCATCGAACCAGACTGCGCGCCATGCATTCTGGTCGCCCTTGAGGTACAGATTGAAGAATTCGGTGAGCAGGCGTCGCGTGAAGCGCAATTGATCGCCTCGCGTCATGCTTCCGGTGTCACAGCCGAACCCCTGCGAGTCGATGAACCCGCAATGAAACCCGCCCTGCAGGTTCACAAACTGCCGAGCACGTGCCGAGTTGTTGTACATCTGGATGGTCGTTGCGGGCGTAACGATTGTGTCCGATGAACCCACAATGTGCCGCACAGGAACAAAGAATGCGCTCGATGCCGCAATGCTCGATGGATTGGTATTCGCAGCTGCAAGTGGCGCAATCGCCCGCACTCGTGGATCGCTCGCAGCCAGAATCGATGCGCCGCCTCCCATCGAGTGACCACTGAGCCCGAACGCTGCGGTATCGACAAGTCCTTCGAGAAACCCTCCCGGAAGCGTGTTCTGCTGCTCAAGATAGGTCAGGCTGAGGAGCAGATCGGCGGCGAAATTCGCGTGGCTCGGGAAGAGGCCTCCCTCCGAGTTGGTCGCGATGACGAGATAGCCATGCGACGCGAGATGCAAAAGCGTGGATTGATAGTTGGACACCGCCTGCACAAATCCATGTCCGAAACTGATTCCAGGGTAAGGCCCGCCCGATCCGTCGATCGCCGCGTTCTCCCCTGCGACCAACGCCGGATAAAACAGCCTGGCGGTAAAAGTCGAGCCGTTTGCCCGCGTCACACTGACCTGCCTGTAGCCCGCAGCAAATGTCCCCGGTTCGCCAAGGTCTGCCCTCACTTGCCCAAGACACGCCGCAAGAAATCCCATCACGAGCCACAATCGCATCATTCTCCCCCTTCGGCTGCAGATCGGCCAGTGCATGCCCGTCGACCTTTGCGGTTTAGCAATGCCCAGTACACACACAATTCTACAGAGCTGGTTGCTTACCACAGGCATATTCGCCCCTGTATGGCCGACCGATGCATCGTGAGGCAGTGTCAAAACCGCCGCAGTGTGGCTAAGGTTGTGACCCGGCGCGTGCGGCCCGAAGCCGCAGCATACCCGGGTGGCACGCAAACCCAGATCCTCGAAAGGTGGACCCAACGCCATGGCAGAGAACCAAGGTCAGCAGATTCAGCTCCGCATCGACGAATCCAAAATGCATAGCACTTATGCGAACACCATCCGCACTTCGACCACGATGGACGAAGTGATCATGGACTTCGGGCTGAACATCCCGATGCAGATGCCCAATCAGCCCCCGACCGTGGTGTTCACGGTGGGCAGCCGCATCGTGATGAACTGGGCCGGCGCGAAGCGCCTGGCGATGAGCCTGGGCCAGCTGATTCGTCAGTATGAAGAGCAGAACGGCGAAATCCAGATTCAGCGTCCGGCTGCACCGCCCGCGGGTGGCCAGAACGGCTAATCGGCCGAATACCGGAAAAGACCCTCGGTGTCGCCACGCAGGAATCTTCACGCAGATTCGGCGGAAACGCTGAGGGTGCGCATCCTGACCAACTGAACCGGTACGTTGGAGAACTGCATGACGATTGTCCCACCGGACCTTTCTACCGAAATCGAGCGTCAGGCCGAGGTCATGACGCGTATGACAGACGCTGTCGCCACAGTTGTCGTAGGACAGCGGGCCATGATCGAGCGCCTGCTGATCGGGCTGCTCACCGGTGGCCATGTGTTGCTCGAAGGCGTGCCTGGATTGGCCAAGACTTTGACGGTCAGTTCACTTTCACGCGCGATCCACGCGTCCTTTTCACGCATCCAGTTCACGCCCGATCTTCTCCCGGCCGACCTCATCGGCACTCTTATCTATCGCCCCGATACCGGCGCATTCACCACGCGCAAAGGTCCAATCTTCGCGAACCTTGTTCTGGCCGATGAAATCAATCGCGCGCCGGCCAAGGTGCAAAGCGCCCTCCTTCAGGCCATGCAGGAACGCCACGTCACGATCGGCGACACCACATATCCGATCGATGACCCCTTCCTGGTGCTCGCGACCCAGAACCCCATCGAGCAGGAAGGCACATATCCGCTTCCCGAAGCACAACTCGATCGCTTCATGCTCAAGGTTCATGTGGGATACCCGACCCGCGAAGAAGAGCGCGTGATCGTCGATCGCATGGCATCGAGCGCTCCGGCACTCTCGATCGAACCTGTCATCACGCTTGACGAAATCCGCCAAGCACGCAAACTCGTCAATCAGGTCGTCATCGCCGACGCGATCAAGGATTACATCGTCGATGTGGTTCATGCGACGCGCGAGCCTCGCGTGATCGACGATGCCCTCGCCCGTCTGATCGAGTACGGCGCTTCGCCCCGCGCTTCGATCGCACTGGCGCTCGCGTCGCGAGCACGGGCGTTTCTTTCGGGCCGCGGGTTCGTCACGCCCAGCGACGTCAAGAACGTCGGGCTCGATGTCCTGCGTCACCGCGTTCTGGTCAGTTACGAAGCCGAAGCCGAGAACGTGACTTCAGACCAGATCCTTCGTCGCATCTTCGACCACGTCGCTGTTCCATAGGTGGGGATCAGAGGCATGTTGACCGAAGAACTCATGCGGGAAGTGCGCCGGCTTGAGATCCATGCCAAAAGGCGGGTCGATGATCTGCTCACCGGTGAGTATCACGCCGCCTTCAAAGGGCAAGGCATCGAGTTTGCCGATGTGCGCGAGTATCAGCCCGGCGACGACGTACGCCTCATCGATTGGAATGTGACGGCCCGCGCCGGCAAGCCATTCATCAAACGGTTCATCGAAGAGCGGCAACTCACGGTCATCCTGTGCGTGGATATCAGTGCTTCGACCGCCTTCGGCGCGGTTGGGCGCACCAAGGCTCGCCTGGCGGCCGAAATGGCGGCTGTGCTTTCGCTCGTCGCATCGCGCAACAATGATCGTGTGGGCCTCATCACCTACGCCGACACGATCGAGTCGTTCCTTCCGCCCCGCAAGGGCCGTTCGACGTTGCTGCGCGTGATTCGCACCTGCCTCGACGCGCGACCGGCCGGCTCGGGCGCTGCCATGCGCGACGCGCTCGAACTCCTCCGCACGGTGGTACGCCAGCACGCCATCATCTTTCTCATCTCCGACTTTCTTCTCGATGCCAGGGAGCTCGTGCCACTCAAGCGTTCGCTCCAGATGGCTTCGCACAGGCACGAAGTCATCGCGCTGCGCACCAGCGACCCGCGCGAGCTCGAACTGCCATCTGCGGGCCTGATGCGCTTCCGAGATCCTGAAACAGGCCAAAGCGTGCTGATCGACACTTCGAGCAGGTCTGTCCGCCGCAATTTTGAAGCCGCAACCACACGCCAGCGCGACACTGTGACGCACGCGCTGCGATCTGCCCGCGTTGACTGCATCGACGCTTCGACCGCCAGCGCGTTTGGCCGCGAACTAGCACGCTACTTCCGCCTGCGGGAGAAGCGACGATGAACCCACGCCACCCCATCGTGCTCGTGATAGCCGTCCTCGCGCTCTCGGCGTGTCAACGACACGAAAACCCGCCACCACCGCTCGACGCCGCCATCTCGTCGCGCTCCGATTCCGCACTTGGCTCACTGCACATCGTGATCCCTTCAGGCGAAATGCGCACAGTCGACACAATTGATGTGAGCATCACCATCTCGACCGCCCCGGGCGTCGTCATCACCTCATTCGCCTTCAACCCTGCGGCACATGGGTGGACGATTCTCCATGAAACGTCGCAACCGCCGACAATGTCACAGACATCAATGCTGGTTGAGCAGCGGCTCTTAACCATCGAGCCGTTCCTTCCCGGCGACTATGAGATCCCAAGCGTAACAGCGGTGCTGCGATCGCGCGATGGAACATCCGCCTCCCTTGAAACATCGCCCCAGACCGTGCGCGTCGTGAGTGTCCTGACCGAAGCCGACAAGGATCTCGCTCCGGTCCGCCCGCTGCTTGATGAACCGCGCCAAGCAGTACTGCCGTCGATCCTGCCCACGCTGATCTGGGGCGGCACATTGCTCGCCATCGTGATAGTGGCTGCATTCGTGCTCGTGCTTCGAGCACACAAGCGACCCAAAGGAGCAACGGCCGCAAAACCGCGTTCACTCTATGACGACACGCTGTCGGACCCTGAGTTTGCCCGCATCGCACTCGGATTGATCGCCTCGAAAATTCACCCGCTTGAGCAAGTCTCCTGCGACGCCATCACAACCGAAGACATTATCCGAGCCATCAACAGGCGAGACAGCAATCCCGTTACGAGCCAACTCGTCGGCCTACTGCACAAACTCGACGCTGCTCAGTACTCTGGAGACAGCCTCTCGAAAGAGCAGCGAGCCACGATTCGCTCTGCCATCGAGCAGTTGCACTCGCCACCTCACACGCCGGAGGCCGCTGCATGATCGACCGCTGGCAATGGCCCTGGATGCTCGTGCTGCTCGTGCTTGTGCCGATCGTGCTGCTCGCTTCACGCGATCGCGCGCAAAGCGGGGTGATGTATACCCAGAATGACCTCCTCGCCGCCGGACGCAGGTCTTGGCGCGTGCGTTTCGCGTGGCTTCCCGCATTCCTGCGTGCGGTTTCGATCGCTCTCATTGTCGTCGCACTCGCTCGCCCGCAGCAGTTCGAGGGGCATACCCGCACCACCATCGAAGGCGTCGCGATTCAACTCGTCATCGACCGATCGAGCAGTATGGAACAACCCATGCGATGGGGTTCGCAGATGTCCACACGCATCGAAGTCACGCGCGCCATGGCCAAGGAGTTCGTCCAAGGTCCGGACTCGACCTCCGAGCGCGACCGCGGACGACAAGGTGACATGATCGGCCTGGTCGGATTCGCTGGCTTTGCCGACACGCTCTGCCCCCTCGTCCGCTCACATGCCGCCCTGATCACCATGATTGATCAGATCGAGACCGCCTCTATCCGTGGCGAAGATGGCACAGCAATCGGCTCGGCATTGCAACTCGCCGCTGCCCGACTCAAGAACGCCGAAGCCGAGATCGCACGAAATACTGCGCGCAGCGATCAAGCACCCGACTTCGTCATCAAAAGCAAAGTCGTCATTCTCCTGACCGATGGTGCCAACAATCGAGGCATTTCGCCCATCGACGCTGCGCATCTCGCTGCCGAATGGGGCATTCGTGTCTACACCATCGGCATCGGTGACACGTCCAGCGACAACGCCCTGCGATCACTCTTTACGCCGATGGAAGTCGATCGTGATCTCCTTCAGCGCATCGCCAGCATCACGGGAGGGCGCTACTTCTCCGCAGCTGATGCTGAAGCCATGCGCCAGGTCTACAACCAGATCGACGAACTCGAACGCAGCAAAGTCGAGATCGAGGAATTCACAGACTACATCGAACTCTACAGGCCACTCGCCATCGCCGCATTCGCCGCAATTCTGCTCGAATCGCTCCTGCGCACGCTTGTCTTGCGGAGGACAACCTGATGCACCTGGGCGCTCCACATTGGTTTCACGCCCTCTGGGCCGCTCCGGCAGTGGCGCTGCTCTGGCTCTACGCTCGCTCGCGCACTCAGCAACTTCTGGCTCGCTTCGCCGACCCAGACCTCGTCACAAAGATCACTTCGCCGCGCCGGGCCGCCCACTTCTGGGTACGCACTATCGCGAGCGCCTTGGCTACCGCTTCACTCGCCTTTGCTCTGGTGCAGCCACAATGGAACGAGCGAGAGATCCCCGTCGCACGAAAAGGCCGCGAAATCGTCTTCGTTGTCGACGTCTCGCGCAGCATGCTGGCCCGCGACCTCGCGCCCAACCGTCTTGAGCGCGCCAAGATCTGGATTCGCGATATGGCCTCGGTCGTCGAAGGTGATTCAATCGCCCTCGTTGCCTTCGCAGGGTCCGCTGTCGTCAAGTGCCCCCTCACACGCGACATTGGCTTCTTCAATCTCGCCCTCGAAGAACTCTCGCCCGATTCGGTCCCTGTCGGCGGCTCGATGATCGGTGATGCCATCCGTAAGACAGTTTCTCAAGTCTTCGAGCGCGACCCAACACGCGATCGACCCGACGCAATCTACCGCGACATCATCCTCATCACCGATGGCGAAGATCAGGACAGCCTGCCTGTCGAAGCCGCCGAATCTGCAGCCCAGTCCAATATCCGCATCATCACAATCGGGCTCGGCAGCGACACAAACGGCACCCCAATCCCCGCCCAGAACTCCACCGAGCCATTCGCAACCTACCGCGGCGAAGTAGTTCGCTCTCGACTCGATGCCGGTGCACTTGCCCGCATTGCCCAGGCCACCCCAGGCGGAGTTTTTCTCAACGTTGGCACCGGCAACATCGCTCTCGACGACATCTACTCCCAACTCATCGCCTCGGCCGATCAGATCACACTCGAAACCGGCAATGCCATGCGCTACGACGAAATGTTCTGGGCCTTTCTTTGTATCGCGCTGGCCATGCTCGTCATCGAATCGTTCATTGATGACCGCAGGAGAGTGCAACCATGATGCCGCACACGCTGATCTTCGCCGCCTTGCTCTCGCTCTCGCCCAACAATGGCCATCGACTCTTCAGCGAAGGCAAGTTCCCCGAAGCCGCCCAGGCCTTCGCGCACAGACCATCCGCAGAAAGCATGTTCAATCACGGGTGCGCACTGCTCGAAGCTGGCAACTATGCCGGCGCAATCGAGGCGTACCGCACCGTCGATACAGCCTTCCCTCATCTTGCTCCCAACGCCCGCTTCAACCTCGCCCATGCGCTCTTCAAATCAGCGATGGCAGAGATGCAGCCTCGAACCGTCAACGACCAACTTCAACCAGGCGACCTTGGCAAAGCACTTGTTCTCCTCCGCGCCAGCGCTGCTGCCTTCCGGGCAGTTCTCGATGTCGCACCGAACGATCTCGACGCTGCTCGAAACACCGAACTCGTCCGGCGACTCATCGCACAGATTCAAGACCAACTCGAAGAGCAGCAACGTC encodes:
- a CDS encoding HigA family addiction module antidote protein; translated protein: MAKRHKPIHPGEILNAEFLEPLGLSQYRLAQQTGMPADRIARLVKGTRAFTADTALRLARFFGTSPEFWMNLQARYDLETAIDERGRDIEQQVKPMDAA
- a CDS encoding VWA domain-containing protein, yielding MHLGAPHWFHALWAAPAVALLWLYARSRTQQLLARFADPDLVTKITSPRRAAHFWVRTIASALATASLAFALVQPQWNEREIPVARKGREIVFVVDVSRSMLARDLAPNRLERAKIWIRDMASVVEGDSIALVAFAGSAVVKCPLTRDIGFFNLALEELSPDSVPVGGSMIGDAIRKTVSQVFERDPTRDRPDAIYRDIILITDGEDQDSLPVEAAESAAQSNIRIITIGLGSDTNGTPIPAQNSTEPFATYRGEVVRSRLDAGALARIAQATPGGVFLNVGTGNIALDDIYSQLIASADQITLETGNAMRYDEMFWAFLCIALAMLVIESFIDDRRRVQP
- a CDS encoding VWA domain-containing protein, whose product is MIDRWQWPWMLVLLVLVPIVLLASRDRAQSGVMYTQNDLLAAGRRSWRVRFAWLPAFLRAVSIALIVVALARPQQFEGHTRTTIEGVAIQLVIDRSSSMEQPMRWGSQMSTRIEVTRAMAKEFVQGPDSTSERDRGRQGDMIGLVGFAGFADTLCPLVRSHAALITMIDQIETASIRGEDGTAIGSALQLAAARLKNAEAEIARNTARSDQAPDFVIKSKVVILLTDGANNRGISPIDAAHLAAEWGIRVYTIGIGDTSSDNALRSLFTPMEVDRDLLQRIASITGGRYFSAADAEAMRQVYNQIDELERSKVEIEEFTDYIELYRPLAIAAFAAILLESLLRTLVLRRTT
- a CDS encoding ABC transporter ATP-binding protein, giving the protein MTAASRMPDHPAPPLVCVRDLVTHFPVRSGLFARVTDHVRAVDGVSFDIAPGETLGLVGESGCGKTTVGRTILGLVRAASGSVMFEGSDVLGARGRELREHRKNMQIIFQDPAGSLNPRMRVWQIVTEPLRIFGLARTRSDLRARAATLLDRCGMPSSVIDRYPHEFSGGQRQRIGIARALSINPHFIICDEPTSALDVSVQAQIINLLKDLQRDLHLSYLFISHDMAVIGHMCSRIAVMKAGKIVEVGAREQIIHDPQHEYTKTLLAAVPRPVPRRAG
- a CDS encoding helix-turn-helix domain-containing protein; the encoded protein is MRNEHPTIPPLLVDRREAAKLLSVSPGTIDNLRLRGELPSLKIGMRRLYDVEDLRQLIATRKEVTE
- a CDS encoding DUF58 domain-containing protein, which translates into the protein MLTEELMREVRRLEIHAKRRVDDLLTGEYHAAFKGQGIEFADVREYQPGDDVRLIDWNVTARAGKPFIKRFIEERQLTVILCVDISASTAFGAVGRTKARLAAEMAAVLSLVASRNNDRVGLITYADTIESFLPPRKGRSTLLRVIRTCLDARPAGSGAAMRDALELLRTVVRQHAIIFLISDFLLDARELVPLKRSLQMASHRHEVIALRTSDPRELELPSAGLMRFRDPETGQSVLIDTSSRSVRRNFEAATTRQRDTVTHALRSARVDCIDASTASAFGRELARYFRLREKRR
- a CDS encoding AAA family ATPase, yielding MTIVPPDLSTEIERQAEVMTRMTDAVATVVVGQRAMIERLLIGLLTGGHVLLEGVPGLAKTLTVSSLSRAIHASFSRIQFTPDLLPADLIGTLIYRPDTGAFTTRKGPIFANLVLADEINRAPAKVQSALLQAMQERHVTIGDTTYPIDDPFLVLATQNPIEQEGTYPLPEAQLDRFMLKVHVGYPTREEERVIVDRMASSAPALSIEPVITLDEIRQARKLVNQVVIADAIKDYIVDVVHATREPRVIDDALARLIEYGASPRASIALALASRARAFLSGRGFVTPSDVKNVGLDVLRHRVLVSYEAEAENVTSDQILRRIFDHVAVP
- a CDS encoding type II toxin-antitoxin system RelE/ParE family toxin, giving the protein MIASFADRNAEALFRRERIARMDARLQRVALRKLVMLDAAATLDDLRIPPGNRLEALKGERKGQHSIRINDQWRIVFEWKNNAAHNVAIVDYH
- a CDS encoding DUF3467 domain-containing protein, whose translation is MAENQGQQIQLRIDESKMHSTYANTIRTSTTMDEVIMDFGLNIPMQMPNQPPTVVFTVGSRIVMNWAGAKRLAMSLGQLIRQYEEQNGEIQIQRPAAPPAGGQNG